The proteins below are encoded in one region of Castor canadensis chromosome 6, mCasCan1.hap1v2, whole genome shotgun sequence:
- the Lrrc8d gene encoding volume-regulated anion channel subunit LRRC8D, with protein sequence MFTLAEVASLNDIQPTYRILKPWWDVFMDYLAVVMLMVAIFAGTMQLTKDQVVCLPVLPSPVNSKAHTPAGNADVTTEIQKMEATTHQDQDGRAANDISFGTSAVTPDIPLRATYPHTDSTVLSQEAKKEKKDPTGRKTNLDFQQYVFINQMCYHLALPWYSKYFPYLALIHTIILMVSSNFWFKYPKTCSKVEHFVSILGKCFESPWTTKALSETACEDSEENKQRITGAQTLPKHVSTSSDEGSPSASTPMISKTGFKFSAEKPVIEVPSMTILDKKDGEQAKALFEKVRKFRAHVEDSDLIYKLYVVQTVIKTAKFIFILCYTANFVNAISFEHICKPKVEHLTGYEVFECTHNMAYMLKKLLISYISIICVYGFICLYTLFWLFRIPLKEYSFEKVREESSFSDIPDVKNDFAFLLHMVDQYDQLYSKRFGVFLSEVSENKLREISLNHEWTFEKLRQHVSRNAQDKQELHLFMLSGVPDAVFDLTDLDVLKLELIPEAKIPAKISQMTNLQELHLCHCPAKVEQTAFSFLRDHLRCLHVKFTDVAEIPAWVYLLKNLRELYLIGNLNSENNKMIGLESLRELRHLKILHVKSNLTKVPSNITDVAPHLTKLVIHNDGTKLLVLNSLKKMMNVAELELQNCELERIPHAIFSLSNLQELDLKSNNIRTIEEIISFQHLKRLTCLKLWHNKIVTIPPSITHVKNLESLYFSNNKLESLPVAVFSLQKLRCLDVSYNNISVIPIEIGLLQNLQHLHITGNKVDILPKQLFKCVKLRTLNLGQNCITSLPEKIGQLSQLTQLELKGNCLDRLPAQLGQCRMLKKSGLVVEDHLFDTLPLEVKEALNQDINVPFANGI encoded by the coding sequence atgTTTACCCTTGCGGAAGTTGCTTCACTTAATGACATTCAACCAACTTACCGAATCCTTAAACCATGGTGGGACGTGTTTATGGATTACCTGGCTGTTGTTATGTTGATGGTAGCCATCTTTGCAGGAACCATGCAACTTACCAAAGATCAGGTGGTCTGCTTGCCAGTATTGCCATCTCCTGTAAATTCAAAGGCACACACACCAGCAGGGAATGCTGACGTCACCACCGAAATCCAGAAGATGGAAGCAACCACTCACCAAGACCAAGACGGGCGGGCAGCAAATGACATTTCCTTTGGCACATCTGCTGTGACACCTGACATACCTCTTAGAGCCACATATCCTCACACAGATTCCACAGTTCTAAGTCAGGaggcaaagaaagagaagaaagacccAACGGGCCGGAAAACAAACTTGGATTTTCAgcaatatgtatttattaatcaGATGTGTTACCATCTGGCCCTTCCGTGGTATTCTAAGTACTTTCCATACCTTGCTCTTATACATACTATTATTCTCATGGTCAGTAGCAACTTTTGGTTCAAATATCCCAAAACATGCTCAAAAGTAGAGCATTTTGTTTCCATACTAGGAAAGTGTTTTGAATCTCCCTGGACTACGAAAGCATTGTCTGAGACGGCATGTGAAGATTCAGAGGAAAACAAGCAGAGAATAACAGGTGCCCAGACTCTCCCAAAGCATGTGTCCACCAGCAGTGATGAGGGGAGCCCCAGTGCCAGCACCCCAATGATCAGCAAAACTGGCTTCAAATTCTCAGCAGAGAAACCCGTGATTGAAGTTCCCAGCATGACCATCCTGGATAAAAAAGATGGGGAGCAGGCTAAGGCTCTGTTTGAGAAAGTGAGGAAGTTCCGTGCCCACGTAGAAGACAGTGACTTGATCTATAAACTCTATGTAGTCCAAACAGTTATCAAAACAGccaagtttatttttattctctgctATACTGCCAACTTTGTCAACGCAATCAGCTTTGAGCATATCTGCAAGCCTAAAGTCGAGCACCTGACTGGTTACGAAGTGTTCGAGTGCACTCACAATATGGCCTACATGTTGAAAAAGCTCCTCATCAGTTATATATCCATTATTTGTGTTTATGGTTTTATCTGCCTCTACACTCTCTTCTGGTTATTCAGGATACCTCTGAAGgaatattcttttgaaaaagtcaGAGAAGAGAGCAGTTTCAGTGACATTCCAGATGTCAAAAACGATTTTGCGTTCCTTCTACACATGGTAGACCAGTATGACCAGTTGTATTCCAAGCGGTTTGGTGTGTTCTTGTCggaagtcagtgaaaataaaCTTCGGGAGATTAGTTTGAACCATGAGTGGACATTTGAAAAGCTCAGGCAGCATGTGTCACGTAATGCCCAGGATAAGCAGGAATTACACCTGTTCATGTTGTCGGGCGTGCCTGATGCTGTCTTTGACCTCACAGACCTGGATGTGCTTAAACTTGAACTGATTCCAGAAGCTAAAATTCCTGCTAAGATTTCTCAAATGACTAACCTCCAAGAGCTCCACCTCTGCCACTGCCCTGCAAAAGTTGAACAGACTGCTTTTAGCTTTCTTCGAGATCACTTGAGATGCCTTCACGTGAAATTCACCGATGTGGCTGAAATCCCCGCCTGGGTGTATCTGCTCAAAAACCTTCGAGAGTTGTACTTGATAGGCAACTTGAACTCAGAAAACAATAAGATGATAGGACTTGAATCTCTCCGAGAGTTGCGGCACCTTAAAATTCTCCACGTGAAGAGTAATTTGACCAAAGTTCCCTCCAACATTACGGATGTGGCGCCACACCTTACAAAGTTAGTCATTCATAATGACGGCACTAAACTCTTGGTACTGAACAGCCTTAAGAAAATGATGAATGTTGCTGAGCTggaactccagaactgtgagctagaGAGAATTCCACATGCCATTTTCAGCCTCTCTAATTTACAAGAACTGGATTTAAAGTCAAATAACATACGCACAATCGAGGAGATCATCAGTTTCCAGCATCTGAAACGACTGACTTGTTTAAAATTATGGCATAATAAAATTGTCACCATTCCTCCCTCCATTACCCATGTCAAAAACTTGGAATCACTTTATTTCTCCAATAATAAGCTCGAATCCTTACCAGTGGCAGTATTTAGTTTACAGAAACTCAGATGCTTAGATGTAAGCTACAACAATATCTCTGTGATTCCAATAGAAATAGGATTGCTTCAGAACCTGCAGCATTTGCATATCACTGGGAACAAAGTGGACATTCTGCCAAAACAATTGTTTAAATGCGTGAAGTTGAGGACTTTGAATCTGGGGCAAAACTGTATCACCTCCCTTCCAGAGAAAATTGGTCAGCTCTCGCAGCTTACTCAGCTGGAGCTGAAAGGGAACTGCTTGGACCGCCTGCCAGCCCAGCTGGGCCAGTGTCGAATGCTCAAGAAAAGTGGGCTTGTTGTGGAAGATCACCTTTTTGACACACTGCCACTAGAAGTCAAAGAAGCATTGAATCAAGACATAAATGTTCCCTTTGCAAATGGGATTTAA